In Miscanthus floridulus cultivar M001 chromosome 8, ASM1932011v1, whole genome shotgun sequence, the sequence AGACTATAGTGAGGCTCGATAGCTGTCAACATCATTTTCTTTAGTGTCATATTGGATGGTTGTCCTAGAGAATAAGCATGGGTGGCACGGAAACTTTACTTGTCGAGCATTTCTTTTTCACTTCAATGCATACATTGTGATTAGGTGCGGGCTAAGCCAGAGTGCCCAGTCAAGGCATGTCAAAAATGAGATTCGGGCAAGGATTCGTGCAATGATTCCTGGTCCGGGTAAAGTAAGTGAAAATGGCCTCATGCTACAAGCAGCGTCAAGAATCAAGGAGCTTGAAATAGAGATTGATTCAGCATCCAATTATCTTGAAAGACTCCAAAAGTTACAGAGCAGTGGGGAAAGTGCAGATAACAACTTGAAAGATCAGAGTGTAGCTGCAGTTGTACCAGCAATACAACAAGCAAAAGATGGAGCTGAAGCTCTAAGAGAATTTCTTCCCCAACCAACAAAAGCCAAGGGAAAAAGACTTCTTGAGCCCGCATGGCAATATTTGACTGAGCTTGACCAGGAAAAGAATCAGCTGGTTGATCAGATTGTTGAGCATCAAGGTCGTACGGAAGCCCAAGACCCCACCTGACGGTGGGAAGTAAAATGTGTGGATACGTCAGTTCTGAGAGCGTATACTTCACCATAAATTTTGTACCTGGTAAAGAGACATTAGAATTAGAATTATGATGATACATGAGCATGAGGGATTGCATGTTAACTTCTTCAGCATAAAACTCGGAATGTATATCACATTGGGTCAGAGAATTCATTGATAAGCACATGAAACTGGTTGAGCGTACTAGTTTGGTTCTGATCTACTGTCATTTGACGATATATGGTCCAGTGATTGTGAACCTCACTGATTCTGCTAAGCAAACTGGTTAAAGGAATATGGTATTCTGTCCCTCGGACAATTTCCCATGGTTTACAAGCAGTGATTGGATGGATAGAGGAATTTGGAAAGTTGTGTGTCCGTGTAGGTCCAGACACAAGTATATATGAAAGAAAAAGATAGAATTTACACTCCGTTGTGCGTGCTTGCACAGAGGTGCCTCCAAAATCAGAGGAGCAGATTTACTGCAGAGTGGAGGGAGAAGGGAAGACGCAGAGATTGGAGGAGCACGAAAAATCAGGACGGAAAGGAGATTGGAGCTGAACTCACCCGGACCCGGGAGAAAGCCGGCTGCGGTGAATCCGACAGGCGGCAGGCATGAGGGGAGATAAGGCGCCGACGCCAGCGACTCACGGCCAGCGATGGAGTCTGCCTGCAGTTGATCGAGGGGCTGGCTGGCTCCGTGGAGAAGAGGGCAGTGACTTGAGTAAGGAGGAGACTATGAACTGAGCAAGGTGTTGCAGCCGCCGACGGTTCCACTTATCCACGacgcgagagagagggaggcgtAGCAAGGAGCGAGTCAGCGTGCGCGTGTCAGGCGGCGGGGACTCTGGGAGCCGGGGGCGGACGGGTGGCCGCGTGGCGTGGAGCCGTGGCCGCGCCGGCTGTGATTCGGAATCCGACTATCCGAGTTCGGCTCGCATACGGCATTGCAGTTAGTTTCGCCTGCCTCTGTCTATAAAAGGCGACCAAAGGTGAAAGGCCCCGGGTTCTCGTCCAACACAACCACGCAAGTCCACCGCCGTCACATCCATGGCGTTCGAGGAGCTGCTGCAGCTGCTGTCGAAGACCGAGGCGGCGGACGCGAAGCAGGACGAGATGATGCGCCTGTTCATGCTAGCCACGGCCGAGAGCCTCGCGTCGGGGGAGCTCACGCCGGGGGACCCGGAGTGGAAGGCCATCGCAGCGCGCTGGGAGGCGCTCGGGCTCGAGGTGCTCGCCAAGGCGGCGGGATCGGTGGAGACGTTCACGCGGATGGCGGCCGAGTTCGCGGCGAGGCCCGGCGGggaggcggtggcggaggcgcatCGGAGGTTGGCCGTCAGCGCGGTGGCGCTGGAAGCGCGCGCCGAGTACGTCGCCTTCATGCGCGGCGTCGGCGCGCTGGCCGACTCGGGCTCGGACTCAGCTGGGCGGCCCACCGCGAGGAGGTCCAGGAGGCCCAACACTAGATACTTTGCCCCGGAGTGGAGCAACTGATGGATCCAGCCCAACTGCATTGTTAGCATATATGTGATGGGCCTCGATTCGGCTAATAATTCAAGCAAGTCCATCGCCATCCATCCGTAGGGCCTTCTTAATCTGTGGCCTGCTACTGTTTCACAGTTTCTTGCAACTTGCTCCTCTCGGTTGTTCAGCCTAGTAGGAGGTTTTTCTTCTCTTCCTATTAAGAAAATTGAAATTGTTCGGTTGCATTGGTGGACAAGATATATTGCATGTATTGTTGATGCAAAAGCATGTTGCCACTTTTTTTATTGTATATTAATATACGGTGGTGATGGGCCATTCCATTTTTCGTTGTTATTCGATGCTACATTTTTATATCGATTATTTTAAACATAACGTTGCAAACGGGTTTCTTCGGTGGAATCaccttgtcggtgcagaaagtgaccaacaagtaaatatttgtagttttgccgtacgttgtcatcggatgtggcctagcactcaatgacacagggtttatactggttcaggcaacgtgccctacgtccagtttgagtcggtcggtgactttattcctgagtccaggtgctcgaagtttgcagtggggttacaaacgagaaggagaaagatggggtatacaagaggtccggtcggctccggtcggaagggccgagagcgacgagagctccgctatgagctaagtgttcaagcgtgtgcttgaggaccGAACCTGACAAATCTGTGGCTATGAGCCAGTGAActttgatcgatctaatgaatctggaatcacttGAATCGACCTGGATTAACCTTcttttttgggagagagcgcatccccttttatagatgaaggggatggctttacaagtgagagggatgTCAGATACACGTGGAAGGTTACGTCGCCttgttcaggtatggcagatgtcggtacctgcatatactattgatgtccagaggcatgtgaggagcttcaccatgttcactcgatacggtaaatcccggcgccctcaacactgtcgatgcccagagacatgtggggggagccttaccgtatgggagttaatgacgcccacaatactgtaggagaaaatattggcgcctacaacactgtcttgtgtcagggaggttgcagagcactgttttctgcaggtgtacagggtattgtccctagtatcgtggtttgacttgtgcgcctggccttgctttctccgttcgttccgtggtcctttccgagcgggcgtccccggtcggttggtcccagtcggctccggttgcgctagtcggagaagagcagtgagcagggttttggCGTACCCCCGGttggagacgtggggtcggagtcggaagtagcgttttggccaggcctttcggtggGAGAGGCTGTCCGAAGGCGGTTGGAGTcggagcgagcgctccggtcggagaggtgggccggagttggaGAACGGGTGCCGCTCTTCCTCGGCCaaaccttccggtcggagattggatcgcccctcTGGCCTGttgttcagatacttgggccATCCCATGAGTTGCTCGTTGTCTActtgggccgagcttttgttgggaaaccggtccgcgagggaccccgggtttatgaacccgacaggagcccctaagcccccgcgggtgtagccctcgagccctcgggcgatttgggcagaatcatctggggggtttttcgtgtttgtcagcgggtgcgcgcgagcgcacccgcggctgtagcccccgagcccccgtggACGATttaggcagaatcgtctggggggtgttCGTTTAGCGAGCGTGTGTGCGTGCTTTTTAGTCGAGATGGAGTCGTTAACCAAGGCGTTGTTGCGCAGCCGAGGcggttagttttgggatcgggtgagatagagctcgtggatcatgacgtcggtgcgcgccgtgggattgggcgagacagttagttttagggatcggacgagacggagctcgtgggtcttggcgtcggtgctcgccgtgggatcgggcgatagggatcggacgaggcggagctcgctgatcctggcatcagtgcgcgtcgtgggatcgggcgaggcggggctcgctaatcctggcgtcggtgcgcgccgtgagattaggcgagtcggagtcgtagACCCTGGCCTCAGTGCGTCCTGTGCAGCTAAGGTAGTTAGTATAGggatcggacgaggcagagctcgATGATCCTGGCCTCGgcgcgcgccatgggatcggacgtgtcggagtcgtggatcctggccttggtgcagcccgcgcagtcgaggcagttagtttagttagttttagggatcgggcgagctagagctcgtggatcctgatggggcgagttcggggtcgtagacccgatcgtttggtgtgcagtcaaagcgtagccggatggggcaagttcggggtcgcagacccaggcgtttgtgtctagagcccccgagccccgttgggccttagtaggggtcagttttgagttgtgtgcgttaccccgtcctcggtttctccCAACTGGAGGGactaagttttgtcgcttgtcccgatcgctcgggctcgagtgacgcgcttggtgagttcgctaacgggtatgatcgagtggaatctgggtccatcgttcatgacggggtcggcataggcctcttgtgacattccattgctcctttacctgcaacccggcagatgcctgggtcgttccggacaccgacccgggtggcctaatggcctctcctcgatggagattctgtgggcttggcagaggcttaggatcgaacgagaaggttgagatgaccttgtctgctagacagggcgagggccgcacggggctcatctgtgttttctccccagGCTCTGTCGTTGCTCATATCGAACGAGGCAACTGTCgtttcgtgacgcaacacggagcgttgtgatgcatttcgctgcatgtgcgatgcttagttcccgagcccccgggcggttcagggcccgaatcgtccggaGGGCACAGGCacatggaatgaatgcgcgtatggatgtatgaaatgatttataaagaaatagagggggtcggtagtgttacctggatgacttgagtgacggggtttgaagagctccagtcagaaatgtctgaccgggattcgtgctcgtcgttcatgacggagtcggcatggcctacatggggcgtccctttgctccttacctgtccctcGATGTGTCtttctgagccgttcgatcgacttttaggaagcccgatggtctccccTGACGGAGATCCCgtttttgggtttttccaagttccgcctggggaagcggagggccgcctgcgtgcagtggcgctttggttcttgtgcccgtcATGTGGTAGTGGctgacgtgcggtagtggtgggccatgcccatgcCACGTCCCGTCCGATCAGGTGACGTTCCGTCGGGCAGAGCGCGTCTCATCGGTCTGGGTGCGttccatctgcattaaatgggaaagggagagggtttttcgctccgTCGTTTCGTCTCTCCCGATTGGCGCGCCTTCCTCAACCGCTacgcccttttccttaagtaggagaagggagaaggttttcgtCCTGTTCTTTCGTCTATTCCTTATCTAccgcctcctttccttttccttcttgccgagagcaTTCTTGAGCGTTCTTGAACCGTACCGTACCTTCTATGCATGATTTCTGAGTTGTGGCCTTTATTTTTGCATGATAaaatgttgcaaatattttagcAACGCTATGGATATGCTGATGCAAGAGCTATTTATACCTCCATTTCAGTCATCTTACTGATGTTGGCCGGCATCCTTACAGTGGAGAGCGACTCCCCAGTCCTGCTTGCTGTGCTCCCATCACCGGCAAGAAGATGCTTCAGCTTGCGTAGATTGATGCACTCTCTGCAGGAGGCATCGATCTTGGTTTGCCGAAGCGTCTCCAGCAGCCAGAGTTCCCGGATCTGTTTGGGAAGACTGGAAACATCAGTGTTCCGGAGGCTCAAATATTTAAGCGTCTGTATGGTCTTGCAATTGCAGATGCTCTTCAGGTGGTGCTTCTTCAGGCCTTTGCATCCTTCGAGATCCAAGACATTCAGTCGATAGGTATTGCTGATGCTTTTCTCGCCAAGCTTGTCCTCTGATGCTTTTCTCGTGGAGGAAGGCACTCAGGTACTGCAGGCAGCTCTTGTAGTCATTGGACAGCTTGCCGTAACAGAGGACCATCACTCGGAAGTGAAGATCGTCTGTGTCGGAGGAGCTGGGAGTTATGAGGTTGAGGTCATGCTGTTCTTGCTTGCTCTCACGGCCTTGACCTCGAGGAGCCACCTGAAGAGCATGGAGGAGCATCTCCATGCAGATGATAGTATTCTCATCTCCCTGGGCTAGGGCTAGTAGAGCATTTTGTATCTCCTCAAGTGACAACGATGTGTCTGACTTGAGGTACCCCGCAAGCAATCTGGTGATACATATATTATTCTTTTTCCATTTTGAACCACTTTTATATAGGTTCTTTATTATCCATCTCTTTTTGGACGAGGTTTCTCATATCTGATGCTGCTGGAGTATCCTTTGAGTATATGCCAAAGAGATGCCACTTAAAATTTAACCATTATTCAATAATGGGAACCTTAATATATTCATTCATTTTGTAGTGGTAGCTCCTCATTTTGATTGTGATATGTATCTAAAAGACCTAATAATCATATATGCATCATGGATTATCATTATCAACCATTGGATTCAGAATGATGGTCAGCGTAGATGACAATATTACATAACTGCTAGGCAGTACTAGGTACTATAGAAAAAGTTCTTTATATATAACATTTCAATTAACTGTGCTAATATAATAGCCGACAAGAGTGCATTCCTATAGGTTAGTTTATTCATCTTGTATGCATTTGTTATCCACACAATGATTTATTGGTTTATACTTCAATGTTGAGGATTTCATCTTATCTATTCTCAAGATTGTTGCTTTATATATGAAGTAGTTCGTATATAAAGCACGTATGTTTCAGTTGATGGGTTATACTTTTTACATGGTGTCATGGATATTGAAAATACTTATATTATTCTTAATTTTTCTACTCTTTTATCCTAAATTGACTTTCTATTACTTATATGCATAGTGCACTTATTTGTTGTTTTTAGTAGGTACTCTCTTATCGAATTTGAAATTTAGTCTAGAATTTCACTATTTTCCTGTGCATAGTGGAACATCTATTTAATTTGTAAATTTGTATTTTTTTGTGATAATTTATCAATTAACATTTAAGTTATTTTTATTGCAAAGCTGCAAATTATTTGCTTCAATTAATGCAGTCTTTCTAATACCATGTTATTTGTCGATTATTTTTTTTCGGTTACACCTTCCATATATTTATTATTAAAGGTCAGCGAGAGGTCTttattaaggccccgtttagatgcgaaaatttttggtttttgactactgtagcactttcgtttgtatttggcaaaaattgtccaattatagactatttaggcttaaaactgtgcaattagttattctttttacctacatttaatgctctatgcatgtgccgcaagatttgatgtgacgggaaatcttgaaattttttggattttgggtgggatctaaacagggcctaagagtCAGTAATACAACTGAGATACTGCTACATCTGACCCAAGACTCATGTGATTCTCTTGCTGTGCACCTGAACACTTTTTTAGAAGGGAGGTATGAAAaaagaagatttttttttcttaagagcaataGTCCTCAAATTTGAGCCCCGACTCTCATGGTGTCCGCTTACCGGTGGAAGGGAGCTTGAGGTTGGGTAGCGCTCCGAGAAGGCCCACTCGAGGTCGCCCTTGGGACGGCCAATGATGGAGGGGAGCTTGTGGGCTCAAGCAACCGACGGAAGATGAGCTCGAGGTTGGGGTGGCGCTTCGGAATGACCAGTGATGGAGGGGAGATCGTGGGCTCAGGCAGCTGGCAGAACAGGAGCTCAAGGAAGTTAGTATCTCGTCTGGACTTGGGGAAGATGCCTGCAAGGAGGGTGAACTCAGTGCTAAAAGAGGAGGAAAGGGAGCATGGGAGGTAGGGGAGGATTCCAGCGCCGGATCTGATGATCACcacccgggggggggggggggggggggggttgagaaTGGACGTGCTAGCGCCATCGGATACGGTTTCCTGTAGTCACAATATGGTCCATAGTATCTTTTTTTATCATAGTCTATGATGTGTAGCACCAAAAAtagactatattgtgtaccttctTTTTCTCCTTATCCATCCCCATTTAGATGACTTGTGATGTAGAGATGCAAGTTTAGCACCATTTTTTGTTGTCATAGTATATCTTTTTGTATTGACAAAAATCCTCTCCAACAGCTTCTTCAACTAGATTTCTAAACATTTCCATCTATTTGTGGTTTCTCGCTCGCCAAAGATGGAGAACGGGGCTGGCTCTTCAAAGTGTACATAATGTATAGAGAAGTTGTTAGAGGCTAGAGAGATCtatggagtcattttatttcaatGGATGTCCAAATGACAAATTAGAGAATGTGTTTAAGAAAGACCGTTGATATGCTTGTACTCAGGAGCTGCTAAGAAATAATTCGCAAGATACAAAAAAATATGGCGATTCTCATTTTAGTTGAGTCTTTTGGGAGTGAAGGGTAAATTCATGAGCTTAGGAAAATTCAATTAGGAGACAATACTCAAATAAGGTATTGGAAAGATACATGGTTGACGGCATCCTCTCAATGCGCAATATCCAAACTTGTACAGTATAGTATGACATAAACATACTAGAGCTTTTTACCTGTATGGCCCTAGAGAAAATGCATTTTCCTTCTATGGcccttattttttttttgaacttaccTATATGGCCCCAAAACGAAATTCCTTTCCTTCTATAGCCTTCCGTCCGTTTTTGTCACTTGACGGTGTTAAGTCAAGGGTAAAATGACCAGTTTATCCCTGGTGAAAAAAATGCAGAGTTTTGTTTGTCTACGCCTTTTTCCTTTGGAAGGCCTAGCTTCTTTTTGGTGGGTACAACAGGTGTTCAACTTGGTTTCCCTGTGAGGTGACATTCAGATAGCATTGTCCTATGAAGGTAAAATTCATATAGCATTTTTATTCTCTGAGTAACAGAACAACACATAAAAAAATGTACCTAGATTGACTCCTATGCTTTCCTTGTGCCATACTTGAGAGAGAATGTACATAGTTCACACTTGAGAGAAAAGAGTTCTCATTTTCTCTAAAATCAAGTTCACAGAACAACAGCAGCAATAGGTCAGCAATAGGTCTAAAATCAGGTTCAGAGAACAATAGCTACAGGCCTGAAATCATGTTCATTTAATTTGAGAGAAAATAGTTCACATTTGAGAGAAAAATCTAGGTAGCCATAACTGCAAGAAATAGGACCATGTAAAATTCACCATGCTAAGTAACATAACTTAATTGTCTGGAAAGGTAAAACAGCAAGTAACACTTCATGGCAGCAACAGACATGGTAAAATTCTTTGCTAACTAACAGGAATATTACTGAAAAGAAAACATCAAGTAAAATTCACCGTGCTAGAATTTTGCAAACAC encodes:
- the LOC136476617 gene encoding uncharacterized protein, with the protein product MAFEELLQLLSKTEAADAKQDEMMRLFMLATAESLASGELTPGDPEWKAIAARWEALGLEVLAKAAGSVETFTRMAAEFAARPGGEAVAEAHRRLAVSAVALEARAEYVAFMRGVGALADSGSDSAGRPTARRSRRPNTRYFAPEWSN